A section of the Peromyscus eremicus unplaced genomic scaffold, PerEre_H2_v1 PerEre#2#chrX_unloc_1, whole genome shotgun sequence genome encodes:
- the LOC131900977 gene encoding zinc finger protein 431-like, with product MVQKDSGGYSKIFVSVEMCFVTKRVVNFLFIQVQFKLEQFRFLEDEYRTRNAVTYNDVHVDITQEEWALMDPSQKNLYKDVMMETYMNLTAIGYNWQRFEVEEHCQSSQNHARHEKSHTSEKSHDYTDCCKAFVCHNHPQRHEKTHPGEKSYEYTQYGKTFAQHCHLQRHETTHTVKRLYECSQCGKAFAHWKVLQLHRRTHLGEKSYECKQCGKAFTHSSHLEVHKRTHNGEKPYECNLCGKAFAQNSALQRHERTHTGEKPHVCNQCGKAFAQHSALQRHERTHTGEKPYECNQCSKAFSRHSNLQLHERTHTGEKPYECNQCGKAFAQHSALQRHKRTHTGEKPYECNQCSKAFAHHSNLQLHKRTHTGEKPYECNQCGKAFVQPSHLQVHKRTHTGEKPYGCYQCGKAFAQHSALQLHERTHTGEKPYECNQCGKAFPGHSALKLHERIHTGEKPYECKQCGKAFVQPSHLQVHKRTHTREKPYECNQCGKAFAKNSALQRHERTHTGEKPYECNQCGKAFAQPDYLQVHKRKHTGEKPYESNHCGKDFAHHSALHLHERIHMGEKTMNENNVVKFCMS from the exons ATGGTCCAAAAAGAttcaggaggttattccaaaatttttgtatctgttgagatgtgTTTTGTGACCAAGCGTGTGgtcaattttttatttatacaagtACAGTTTAAACTGGAACAATTCagatttctggaagatgaatacagaactaGA aatgcagtgacatataatgatgtgcatgtcgatatcactcaggaagagtgggcattgatggatccttcacagaagaatctctacaaagatgtgatgatgGAGACCTATATGAACCTCACAGCTATAG gctacaatTGGCAACGttttgaagttgaagaacattgtcaaagttctcaaaaTCATgcaag gcatgaaaAAAGTCATACTTCAGAGAAATCACATGACTATACTGATTGTtgtaaagcctttgtatgtcaTAATCATCCTCAAAGGCATGAAAAAACACAtcctggagagaaatcctatgaatataCTCAAtatggtaaaacctttgcacaacactgtcatcttcaaaggcatgaaactaCACATACCGTTAAAAGACTTTATGAATGTAgtcaatgtggcaaagcctttgctcATTGGAAAGTTCTTCAGTTGCATAGAAGAACACACcttggagagaaatcctatgaatgtaaacaatgtggtaaagccttcacACATTCCAGTCATCTtgaagtacataaaagaacacataatggagagaaaccctatgaatgtaatctgtgtggaaaagcctttgctcaaaacagtgctcttcaaaggcatgaaagaacacatactggagagaaaccccatgtatgtaatcagtgtggtaaagcctttgctcaacacagtgctcttcaaaggcatgaaagaacacatactggagagaaaccctatgaatgtaatcagtgtagtaAAGCTTTTTCTCGTCATAGTaatcttcaattgcatgaaagaacacatacaggagagaaaccctatgaatgtaatcagtgtggtaaagcctttgctcaacacagtgctcttcaaaggcataaaagaacacatactggtgagaaaccctatgaatgcaatcagtgtagtaaagcctttgctcatcatagtaatcttcaattgcataaaagaacacatacgggagagaaaccctatgaatgtaatcagtgtggtaaagcctttgtacagcccagtcatcttcaagtacataaaagaacacatactggagagaaaccatatggatgttatcagtgtggtaaagcctttgctcaacacagtgctcttcaattgcatgaaagaacacatactggtgagaaaccttatgaatgtaatcagtgtggtaaagcctttcctGGACACAGTGCTCTTAaattgcatgaaagaatacatacaggagagaaaccctatgaatgtaaacaatgtggtaaagcctttgtacagcccagtcatcttcaagtacataagagaacacatacaagagagaaaccctatgaatgtaatcagtgtggtaaagcctttgctaaaaacagtgctcttcaaaggcatgaaagaacacatactggagagaagccctatgaatgtaatcaatgtggtaaagcctttgcacagcctgattatcttcaagtacataaaagaaaacatacaggagagaaaccctatgaatctAATCACTGTGGGAAAGACTTTGCTCATCATAGTGCTCTTCATttgcatgaaagaatacatatgGGAGAAAAAACTATGAAtgaaaacaatgtggtaaagtTTTGCATgtcatag